One Solea senegalensis isolate Sse05_10M linkage group LG3, IFAPA_SoseM_1, whole genome shotgun sequence genomic window carries:
- the LOC122766250 gene encoding E3 ubiquitin-protein ligase CCNB1IP1, translated as MSLCDDTLLCNFPKCRTKLSGFAWVTACSHVFCDQHGSGEFSRSPVTCPACSSALSGKLDIVRTELSPCEEFKAMVLAGLRPDIILDISARALAFWSYQVNQERMYQEYSLSRAEAQLKQMEKVLNQQNQSRELELTAMRGEMTSLKKVMEEYKRKYSEVSEKLMERNRQYQKLQGLYDSLRLRNMVVGVEERDAMPQPAHTDFNAGMARQVTPQRSPQFLFPGPDVDSRFFSCLESDGAKAFFHFSSPTREKVRPFMKKH; from the exons ATGTCTCTGTGCGACGACACCCTCCTGTGTAATTTCCCAAAGTGCCGGACCAAGTTGAGTGGCTTTGCGTGGGTCACAGCCTGCTCACATGTTTTCTGTGACCAACATGGCTCTGGTGAGTTCAGTCGCTCTCCTGTCACCTGCCCTGCCTGCTCCTCTGCACTCTCTGGGAAGCTGGACATTGTGAGGACGGAGCTGTCGCCCTGTGAGGAGTTCAAAGCCATGGTGCTGGCAGGTTTACGGCCAGACATAATTTTGGACATTAGTGCCCGCGCTCTGGCCTTCTGGAGCTATCAG GTCAATCAGGAGCGTATGTACCAAGAGTACAGTCTCTCACGGGCTGAGGCACAGCTGAAGCAGATGGAGAAGGTGTTGAACCAGCAGAACCAGTCCAGAGAACTGGAGCTCACTGCCATGAGAGGGGAAATGACTTCCCTGAAGAAA GTGATGGAGGAGTATAAGAGGAAGTACAGCGAGGTGTCTGAGAAACTGATGGAGAGGAACAGGCAATACCAGAAACTACAGGGGCTGTACGACTCTCTGAGGCTGCGCAACATGGTGGTgggtgttgaggagagagatgCAATGCCACAACCAGCACATACTGACTTCAACGCTG GAATGGCTCGACAGGTGACTCCCCAGAGAAGCCCTCAGTTCCTGTTCCCGGGCCCTGATGTGGACAGTCGCTTCTTCTCCTGCCTGGAGTCTGATGGAGCGAAGGCCTTCTTCCACTTCAGCTCTCCTACCAGGGAGAAGGTCCGGCCTTTCATGAAGAAGCACTGA